In one Streptomyces marincola genomic region, the following are encoded:
- a CDS encoding DUF5336 domain-containing protein, with amino-acid sequence MNNRSLSRGDAAVIGAAVLLFIFSFLDLRTVDTEYGDQSWNAWDADFFPALPSMFLAGIIGGGLIAASRFLPNPDREFLGLKLNQWGIALSVSSVWAGFWTLIGGPDGVDSGIGLILGFFATLLLAAAAVATPLVPALKLPLTGGPKPPAAAQPPYGGGQPGYGYPGPAGGPQPFGGQPGQPGPGQPGQPGQPGQPNVAHQPTQAMPTASPAGAADPNFQPFWFAVPATRPLYAEDGSQTPVAELAPGTWYLAVEQRGQALVAQTQDGRRGVLQDTSGIQRG; translated from the coding sequence GTGAACAACCGATCGCTCTCCCGAGGCGACGCAGCAGTGATCGGAGCAGCGGTCCTGCTCTTCATCTTCTCTTTCCTCGATTTGCGCACGGTCGACACTGAGTACGGCGACCAGTCCTGGAACGCATGGGACGCGGACTTCTTCCCCGCGCTCCCGTCGATGTTCCTGGCCGGCATCATCGGGGGCGGGCTGATCGCGGCCTCGCGCTTCCTGCCGAACCCGGACCGCGAGTTCCTCGGGCTCAAGCTGAACCAGTGGGGCATCGCGCTGTCGGTCTCCTCGGTCTGGGCCGGGTTCTGGACGCTCATCGGCGGCCCGGACGGAGTGGACTCGGGCATCGGTCTGATCCTCGGTTTCTTCGCCACGCTGCTGCTGGCCGCCGCGGCGGTCGCCACGCCGCTGGTCCCGGCGCTGAAGCTGCCGCTGACCGGCGGCCCCAAGCCCCCGGCCGCGGCGCAGCCGCCGTACGGCGGCGGTCAGCCCGGCTACGGCTACCCGGGTCCCGCCGGCGGGCCGCAGCCGTTCGGCGGCCAGCCGGGCCAGCCCGGCCCCGGTCAGCCGGGCCAGCCGGGTCAGCCCGGCCAGCCGAACGTGGCGCACCAGCCGACGCAGGCCATGCCGACGGCCTCGCCCGCCGGCGCGGCCGACCCGAACTTCCAGCCGTTCTGGTTCGCGGTCCCGGCCACGCGCCCGCTGTACGCCGAGGACGGCTCGCAGACCCCGGTGGCGGAACTCGCCCCCGGCACCTGGTACCTGGCGGTCGAGCAGCGGGGCCAGGCCCTGGTGGCGCAGACCCAGGACGGGCGGCGCGGCGTGCTCCAGGACACCTCGGGCATCCAGCGCGGCTGA
- the yaaA gene encoding peroxide stress protein YaaA, with protein MWVLLPPSEGKAEGSAGAPVDLGALSLPGLTAARERMIEELTALCSGDPEKAREVLGLGERLRGEVTRNAALRSAPAAPAGEIYTGVLYDALGLGSLSAAARRRARESVLVFSGLWGALRITDRIPGYRCPAGVRLPGTGTPAAFWRGPLAEVLPAEAGRGPVLDLRSSAYAGMWRPAGDLGRRTVAVRVLQVRTVGGVEKRSVVSHFNKATKGRLLRGLLEAGPLPRTPERLTDALRELGWRVEENAPGRLDVLVSEV; from the coding sequence GTGTGGGTACTGCTGCCGCCGTCCGAGGGGAAGGCCGAGGGAAGCGCCGGGGCACCGGTGGACCTGGGCGCGCTGTCACTGCCGGGGCTGACCGCCGCGCGGGAACGAATGATCGAGGAGCTGACCGCTCTGTGTTCCGGTGATCCGGAGAAGGCGCGGGAAGTCCTCGGGCTGGGCGAGAGGTTGCGTGGTGAGGTCACGCGCAACGCGGCGCTGCGCTCCGCGCCGGCCGCGCCCGCGGGCGAGATCTACACCGGTGTGCTCTACGACGCGCTCGGGCTCGGTTCGCTGAGCGCGGCCGCCCGGCGCAGGGCGCGGGAGTCGGTGCTGGTGTTCTCCGGCCTGTGGGGGGCGCTGCGGATCACCGACCGCATCCCCGGCTACCGCTGCCCCGCGGGCGTGCGGCTGCCGGGAACGGGCACTCCCGCCGCGTTCTGGCGCGGCCCGCTGGCCGAGGTGCTGCCCGCCGAGGCGGGGCGCGGGCCCGTGCTCGACCTGCGCTCCTCGGCCTACGCGGGCATGTGGCGGCCGGCCGGTGACCTGGGCCGGCGCACGGTCGCCGTGCGGGTGCTCCAGGTCAGGACGGTCGGCGGCGTCGAGAAGCGGTCCGTGGTCAGCCACTTCAACAAGGCGACCAAGGGCAGGCTGCTGCGCGGCCTCCTTGAGGCCGGCCCGCTGCCGCGCACGCCCGAGCGGCTGACCGACGCGTTGCGCGAGCTGGGGTGGCGCGTCGAGGAGAACGCGCCGGGGCGGCTCGACGTGCTGGTCAGCGAGGTGTGA
- a CDS encoding prenyltransferase/squalene oxidase repeat-containing protein — translation MTGAERTARLALPGVLTAAEAAATAAGIAAVQRPDGAIPWFRGHHLDPWDHVEAAMALDTAGEHERAAAAYDWLARNQRPDGSWYAAYADGDAARPTDLARESNFCAYPAVGVLHHYLSTGDEHFRRRMWPVVHAATEFVLALQQDGGQLGWRRDPDGAAVPDALLTGSASGHHALRCALALAGLEGAHRPDWELAAGRLGHAVRAHPERFLDKSRYSMDWYYPVLAGAVRGPAAAERLDRHWDDFVVPGLGVRCVSDHPWVTGGETAELALALWAAGREGRAVEVLRSMSHLRAADGLYWTGYVYADDAVWPQERTAWTAGAVLLAAAALTGDAATRAVFGGEGLPRGLAPDCCRAAP, via the coding sequence GTGACGGGCGCGGAACGCACCGCGCGCCTGGCCCTGCCCGGCGTCCTCACCGCCGCCGAGGCCGCCGCCACCGCCGCGGGCATCGCCGCCGTCCAGCGCCCCGACGGCGCCATACCGTGGTTCCGCGGCCACCACCTCGACCCGTGGGACCACGTCGAGGCCGCCATGGCCCTGGACACCGCGGGCGAGCACGAACGCGCCGCCGCCGCCTACGACTGGCTCGCCCGCAACCAGCGGCCCGACGGCTCCTGGTACGCCGCCTACGCCGACGGCGACGCCGCCCGCCCCACCGACCTGGCCAGGGAGAGCAACTTCTGCGCCTACCCGGCCGTCGGCGTGCTCCACCACTACCTCTCCACCGGGGACGAGCACTTCAGGCGGCGGATGTGGCCCGTCGTGCACGCCGCGACCGAGTTCGTCCTCGCCCTCCAGCAGGACGGCGGGCAACTCGGCTGGCGCCGCGACCCCGACGGCGCCGCCGTGCCCGACGCGCTCCTGACCGGCTCGGCGTCCGGCCACCACGCCCTGCGCTGCGCCCTGGCGCTCGCCGGCCTCGAAGGCGCCCACCGGCCCGACTGGGAACTGGCCGCAGGACGGCTCGGGCACGCCGTGCGCGCCCACCCGGAGCGTTTCCTCGACAAGTCCCGCTACTCGATGGACTGGTACTACCCCGTGCTGGCCGGAGCCGTGCGCGGCCCCGCCGCGGCCGAACGCCTCGACCGGCACTGGGACGACTTCGTCGTGCCGGGGCTCGGCGTGCGCTGCGTCTCCGACCACCCCTGGGTCACCGGCGGCGAGACGGCGGAACTCGCCCTCGCGCTGTGGGCCGCGGGCCGGGAGGGCCGCGCCGTCGAGGTGCTGCGCTCGATGAGCCACCTGCGCGCCGCCGACGGGCTGTACTGGACCGGGTACGTCTACGCCGACGACGCCGTGTGGCCGCAGGAGCGCACCGCGTGGACCGCGGGCGCCGTGCTGCTCGCCGCGGCGGCCCTCACCGGCGACGCGGCGACCCGCGCCGTGTTCGGCGGCGAGGGCCTGCCGCGCGGCCTCGCCCCCGACTGCTGCCGCGCCGCGCCCTGA
- a CDS encoding TetR family transcriptional regulator, whose amino-acid sequence MPPRPVSAAPARTERQRARRRRILDAATALAAEGGFEAVQMREVAETAQVALGTLYRYFPSKIHLLLAVLQDQLGRLRDTLRERPLPEREPARRLAHALERAFRSHRREPRLAEAMMRALQFADASAKTEVGAVSRLTTELLLDASGLPESEVAAHLSAIRVIRHTWHATLLQWLSGTITLAEARTDVETACRLVGGPPPPPR is encoded by the coding sequence ATGCCTCCGCGCCCCGTGTCCGCCGCCCCCGCGAGGACCGAGCGGCAGCGGGCGCGCAGGCGGCGGATCCTGGACGCGGCCACCGCGCTCGCGGCCGAGGGCGGCTTCGAGGCCGTGCAGATGCGGGAGGTCGCCGAGACCGCCCAGGTCGCGCTCGGCACCCTGTACCGCTACTTCCCCTCCAAGATCCACCTGCTGCTCGCGGTCCTCCAGGACCAGCTCGGGCGGTTGCGCGACACGTTGCGCGAACGGCCGCTGCCGGAACGGGAGCCCGCGCGGCGGTTGGCGCACGCGCTGGAGCGCGCGTTCCGTTCGCACCGGCGCGAGCCGCGCCTGGCCGAGGCGATGATGCGGGCGCTCCAGTTCGCCGACGCGTCGGCGAAGACGGAGGTGGGCGCGGTCTCCCGGCTGACGACGGAACTGCTGCTCGACGCCTCGGGGCTGCCGGAGTCCGAGGTGGCCGCCCACCTCAGCGCGATCCGCGTCATCCGGCACACCTGGCACGCCACCCTGTTGCAGTGGCTCTCCGGCACCATCACGCTGGCCGAGGCCCGCACGGATGTGGAAACGGCGTGCCGGCTGGTGGGCGGGCCGCCGCCCCCGCCGCGCTGA
- a CDS encoding bifunctional RNase H/acid phosphatase yields the protein MAEFIVEADGGSRGNPGPAGYGAVVRDAATGRVLAETAESIGTATNNVAEYRGLIAGLRAAHELDPEAAVRVRMDSKLVVEQMSGRWKIKHPDMRPLAMAAKDVFPPGAVRYEWIPRERNKHADRLANEAMDAARRGEPWRPAAPPAEPAAPPAGRAEPEPEPAAPPPATGWGAGTGTATTFLLLRHGETALTAHKRFSGSGGDDPALTPAGRAQAEAAAEAIAAAGGVRAVVSSPLARCRETAVIAAARLGLDVRVEPGLTETDFGAWEGLTFAEIAERHPADMAAWLASSDARPTGGGESFDEVARRVAVARDKTIARNAGSTVLVVTHVTPVKTLLRLALGAPSASMFRMELSPASLSEIAYWPDGNASVRRFNDTGHLPLTPR from the coding sequence ATGGCGGAGTTCATCGTCGAGGCCGACGGCGGTTCGCGCGGCAACCCGGGCCCGGCCGGCTACGGCGCCGTCGTGCGCGACGCCGCGACCGGCCGGGTGCTCGCCGAGACGGCCGAGTCCATCGGCACCGCGACGAACAACGTGGCCGAGTACCGGGGGCTCATCGCCGGCCTGCGGGCCGCGCACGAGCTGGACCCCGAGGCCGCCGTGCGCGTCCGCATGGACTCCAAGCTCGTGGTCGAGCAGATGTCGGGGCGCTGGAAGATCAAGCACCCCGACATGCGGCCCCTCGCCATGGCGGCCAAGGACGTCTTCCCGCCCGGCGCCGTGCGCTACGAGTGGATTCCGCGCGAGCGGAACAAGCACGCCGACCGCCTCGCCAACGAGGCCATGGACGCCGCCAGGCGCGGCGAGCCCTGGCGGCCCGCCGCGCCGCCAGCGGAGCCCGCCGCCCCGCCCGCGGGGCGGGCGGAGCCGGAACCGGAGCCGGCCGCGCCGCCGCCCGCGACCGGCTGGGGCGCGGGCACCGGCACCGCGACCACGTTCCTGCTGCTGCGGCACGGCGAGACCGCCCTCACCGCCCACAAGCGCTTCTCCGGTTCGGGCGGCGACGACCCCGCGCTCACCCCGGCCGGGCGCGCGCAGGCCGAGGCCGCCGCAGAGGCGATCGCCGCCGCGGGCGGCGTGCGCGCGGTCGTCAGCTCACCGCTGGCCCGCTGCCGCGAGACGGCCGTGATCGCGGCGGCCCGCCTCGGCCTCGACGTCCGCGTCGAACCCGGCCTGACGGAAACGGACTTCGGCGCCTGGGAGGGGCTGACGTTCGCCGAGATCGCGGAACGCCACCCGGCCGACATGGCCGCCTGGCTGGCCTCGTCCGACGCCAGGCCCACCGGCGGTGGCGAGAGCTTCGACGAGGTGGCCCGCCGCGTGGCCGTCGCCCGCGACAAGACCATCGCCCGCAACGCGGGGAGCACCGTCCTGGTCGTCACCCACGTCACGCCGGTCAAGACGCTGCTGCGGCTTGCCCTCGGCGCGCCGTCGGCGTCCATGTTCCGCATGGAGCTGAGCCCCGCGTCGCTGTCCGAGATCGCCTACTGGCCCGACGGCAACGCCAGTGTGCGCCGGTTCAACGACACCGGGCACCTGCCGCTCACACCTCGCTGA
- a CDS encoding Nif3-like dinuclear metal center hexameric protein yields the protein MPELSDVITALDSLWPRERAEAWDAVGPVCGDPSAPVDRVLFAVDPVQSVADEAVALGAGLLVTHHPLYLRGTTSVAADTFKGRVVHTLIREGIALYVAHTNADRADPGVSDALAAALGLRVTGPLVPDPADPAGRRGLGRLCELERPVALREFAALAAERLPATAQGVRVAGDPDRPVRTVAVCGGSGDSLFAEVRAAGVDAYLTADLRHHPVSEAREHAPLALLDAAHWATESPWCAQAAAQLDAVSARAGWHLRTHVSRLVTDPWTTHHTAPRASEGAPN from the coding sequence GTGCCCGAACTCTCCGACGTGATCACCGCGCTCGACAGCCTATGGCCCCGCGAGCGGGCCGAGGCGTGGGACGCGGTCGGACCCGTCTGCGGGGACCCCTCGGCCCCCGTCGACCGGGTACTCTTCGCCGTCGACCCGGTGCAGTCCGTGGCCGACGAGGCGGTCGCCCTCGGCGCCGGCCTGCTGGTCACCCACCACCCCCTCTACCTGCGCGGCACCACGTCCGTGGCGGCCGACACGTTCAAGGGCCGGGTCGTGCACACCCTCATCCGCGAGGGGATCGCGCTGTACGTCGCGCACACCAACGCCGACCGCGCCGACCCGGGCGTCTCCGACGCGCTGGCCGCCGCCCTCGGCCTGCGCGTCACCGGGCCGCTCGTGCCCGATCCCGCCGACCCGGCCGGGCGCCGCGGCCTCGGCCGCCTCTGCGAGCTGGAGCGGCCGGTCGCGCTGCGGGAGTTCGCCGCGCTCGCCGCCGAGCGCCTGCCCGCGACCGCGCAGGGCGTGCGGGTGGCGGGCGACCCCGACCGGCCGGTGCGCACCGTGGCCGTGTGCGGCGGCTCGGGCGACAGTCTGTTCGCCGAGGTACGCGCCGCGGGCGTCGATGCCTACCTGACCGCCGACCTGCGGCACCATCCCGTGTCCGAGGCCAGGGAGCACGCACCGCTCGCCCTGCTCGACGCCGCCCACTGGGCGACCGAATCACCCTGGTGCGCCCAGGCGGCGGCACAGCTCGACGCCGTCTCGGCACGTGCGGGATGGCACCTGCGCACCCACGTGTCCCGCCTGGTCACCGACCCCTGGACCACCCACCACACCGCCCCGCGCGCGAGCGAAGGAGCCCCCAACTGA
- a CDS encoding class I SAM-dependent methyltransferase: MPADEGRALHAAAVEAAATTGLPLLEIGTYCGRSTLLLADAARAAGTVVVTVDHHRGSEEQQPGQEYHDEVLADPDLPGRMDTLPHFRRTLAKAGLEEYVVAVVGRSPQAASALGGGGGGRFGLVFIDGGHTDEHANADYESWVPQLAAGGLLAIHDVFPDPAAGGQAPYRIWRRALATGGFAEVSACRSLRVLRRTGATGA, encoded by the coding sequence ATGCCGGCGGACGAGGGCCGCGCGCTGCACGCGGCGGCCGTCGAGGCCGCCGCGACGACGGGCCTGCCGCTGCTCGAAATCGGCACCTACTGCGGCCGTTCGACGCTGCTGCTCGCCGACGCCGCCCGCGCGGCGGGCACGGTGGTGGTCACGGTCGACCACCACAGGGGCAGCGAGGAGCAGCAGCCGGGCCAGGAGTACCACGACGAGGTCCTGGCGGACCCGGACCTCCCGGGGCGCATGGACACACTGCCGCACTTCAGGCGGACGCTCGCGAAGGCCGGGCTGGAGGAGTACGTGGTCGCCGTCGTCGGCCGGTCGCCGCAGGCGGCGTCCGCGCTCGGCGGGGGCGGCGGCGGGCGGTTCGGGCTGGTGTTCATCGACGGCGGGCACACCGACGAGCACGCGAACGCCGACTACGAGAGCTGGGTGCCGCAGCTGGCCGCGGGCGGGCTGCTGGCGATCCATGACGTGTTCCCCGACCCGGCCGCGGGCGGGCAGGCGCCGTACCGCATATGGCGGCGGGCGCTGGCGACCGGCGGGTTCGCCGAGGTCTCCGCGTGCCGTTCGCTGCGCGTGCTGAGACGGACCGGCGCCACGGGGGCGTGA
- a CDS encoding zinc ribbon domain-containing protein, giving the protein MNAAPADQIRLLDVQALDLRLTQLAHRRETLPEHAEIRAVEAELAQQRDLLVAARTEESDTAREQTKAEQDVDQVRQRAARDRQRLDSGKITSPKDLESLQSEITSLARRQDDLETIVLDIMERHEAAQARTKELTGAVEEMEAKRVEVAARRDAALQEIDTEAEAVRAERAEVVAAVPDALLKLYDKLREQQGGVGAARLYQRRCEGCRLELNITELNEVRDAAPDAVVRCENCRRILVRTPQSGL; this is encoded by the coding sequence CTGAACGCCGCCCCCGCCGATCAGATCCGCCTGCTCGACGTCCAGGCCCTCGACCTCAGGCTGACCCAGCTCGCGCACCGGCGCGAGACGCTGCCCGAGCACGCCGAGATCCGCGCCGTGGAAGCCGAGCTGGCGCAGCAGCGCGACCTGCTCGTCGCCGCGCGGACCGAGGAGAGCGACACCGCACGCGAGCAGACCAAGGCAGAACAGGACGTCGACCAGGTCAGGCAGCGCGCCGCCCGGGACCGGCAGCGCCTCGACTCGGGGAAGATCACCAGCCCCAAGGACCTGGAGAGCCTCCAGAGCGAGATCACCTCGCTCGCCAGGCGGCAGGACGACCTGGAGACCATCGTCCTCGACATCATGGAACGCCACGAGGCGGCCCAGGCCCGCACCAAGGAACTGACCGGCGCCGTCGAGGAGATGGAGGCCAAGCGCGTGGAGGTGGCGGCCCGCCGCGACGCCGCGCTCCAGGAGATCGACACCGAGGCGGAAGCGGTCCGCGCCGAACGCGCCGAGGTGGTGGCCGCCGTTCCCGACGCGCTGCTGAAGCTCTACGACAAGCTGCGCGAGCAGCAGGGCGGCGTCGGCGCGGCCCGGCTCTACCAGCGCCGTTGCGAGGGCTGCCGCCTCGAACTCAACATCACCGAGCTGAACGAGGTCCGCGACGCGGCGCCCGACGCCGTCGTGCGCTGCGAGAACTGCCGCCGCATCCTGGTCCGCACCCCGCAGTCCGGACTGTGA
- a CDS encoding glycosyltransferase family 4 protein: protein MPADAGEERPLRIALLSYRGDPFCGGQGVYVRHLSRELARLGHHVEVIGAQPYPVLDEGVRLTELPSLDLYREPDPFRTPARGEFRDWIDVLEFATMRTGGFPEPLTFSLRARRELAERRASFDLVHDNQTLGWGLLGIPGLGLPLVTTVHHPVTVDRRLELAAAPTRARRLSLRRWYGFTRMQKRVARRLPTVLTVSGASRREIIDDFAVPPGRVHVVPIGADTRVFHPDPAVPRVPGRIVTTSSADVPLKGLVHLVEALAKLRTEHPGAHLVVVGTRPARGPVADALERFGLGHAVEFVKGISDAELADLVRGAQIACVPSLYEGFCLPAAEAMAAGTALVATTGGAIPEVAGPDGETCLAVPPADAGALAAALGRLLADDALRERVAAAGRERVLGRFTWEHAARATAGHYRAALAGPRR from the coding sequence GTGCCAGCCGACGCCGGGGAGGAACGCCCGTTGCGGATCGCGCTGCTGAGCTATCGCGGGGACCCGTTCTGCGGCGGCCAGGGCGTGTACGTCCGCCACCTCTCGCGCGAACTCGCCCGCCTCGGCCACCACGTCGAGGTCATCGGCGCCCAGCCCTACCCCGTCCTCGACGAGGGCGTCCGGCTCACCGAGCTGCCCAGCCTCGACCTCTACCGCGAGCCCGACCCGTTCCGCACGCCCGCCCGCGGCGAGTTCAGGGACTGGATCGACGTGCTGGAGTTCGCCACGATGCGCACCGGCGGCTTCCCCGAACCCCTCACGTTCTCCCTGCGTGCCCGGCGCGAACTCGCCGAGCGCCGCGCCTCGTTCGACCTCGTGCACGACAACCAGACACTCGGCTGGGGCCTGCTCGGCATCCCCGGGCTCGGCCTGCCGCTGGTCACCACCGTCCACCACCCCGTCACCGTGGACCGGCGCCTCGAACTCGCCGCCGCGCCGACCCGCGCCCGCCGGCTGTCCCTGCGCCGCTGGTACGGCTTCACCCGCATGCAGAAACGCGTCGCCCGCCGCCTGCCTACCGTGCTCACCGTCTCGGGCGCCTCGCGCCGCGAGATCATCGACGACTTCGCGGTCCCGCCCGGCCGCGTGCACGTCGTGCCCATCGGCGCCGACACCCGCGTCTTCCACCCCGATCCCGCCGTGCCCCGCGTGCCCGGCCGCATCGTGACCACGTCGAGCGCCGACGTTCCGCTCAAGGGGCTCGTCCACCTCGTCGAGGCGCTGGCCAAGCTGCGCACGGAACACCCGGGCGCCCACCTCGTCGTCGTCGGCACCAGGCCGGCCCGCGGTCCCGTCGCCGACGCGCTGGAACGCTTCGGCCTCGGCCACGCCGTCGAGTTCGTCAAGGGCATCAGCGACGCCGAACTCGCCGACCTCGTGCGCGGCGCCCAGATCGCCTGCGTCCCCTCCCTCTACGAGGGCTTCTGCCTGCCCGCCGCCGAGGCCATGGCCGCGGGCACCGCCCTGGTCGCCACCACGGGCGGCGCCATCCCCGAGGTCGCGGGCCCCGACGGCGAGACCTGCCTGGCCGTACCGCCCGCCGACGCGGGCGCGCTCGCCGCCGCCCTCGGCCGCCTCCTGGCCGACGACGCGCTGCGCGAACGCGTCGCCGCCGCGGGGCGCGAGCGCGTGCTCGGCCGTTTCACCTGGGAACACGCCGCCCGCGCCACCGCCGGCCACTACCGGGCCGCCCTCGCGGGCCCACGGCGCTGA
- a CDS encoding class I SAM-dependent methyltransferase, producing the protein MLTVDFTRFPLAPGDRVLDLGCGAGRHAFECYRRGAHVVALDRSREDVRTTAGWLAAMREAGEAPAAATAAAVEGDALALPFPDHTFDALIVSEIMEHVPDDKGLLAEAVRVLRPGGRIAVTVPRYGPERVCWALSDAYHEVEGGHIRIYRAHQLLARLREAGLRPYGTHHAHALHAPYWWLKCAVGVDNDTAWPVRAYHKLLVWDLMKRPVVTRAAERALDPLLGKSFVAYATKPHPAAA; encoded by the coding sequence GTGCTCACCGTGGACTTCACCCGCTTCCCCCTGGCACCGGGGGACCGCGTTCTCGATCTGGGCTGCGGCGCGGGACGGCACGCGTTCGAGTGCTACCGGCGCGGCGCCCACGTCGTCGCGCTGGACCGCAGCCGCGAGGACGTCCGCACCACCGCCGGCTGGTTGGCCGCCATGCGCGAGGCCGGCGAGGCCCCCGCGGCGGCCACCGCGGCGGCCGTCGAGGGCGACGCCCTCGCGCTGCCCTTCCCCGACCACACCTTCGACGCCCTCATCGTCTCCGAGATCATGGAGCACGTGCCCGACGACAAGGGCCTGCTCGCCGAGGCCGTCCGCGTGCTGCGCCCCGGCGGGCGCATCGCCGTCACCGTGCCCAGGTACGGTCCCGAACGCGTCTGCTGGGCGCTCTCCGACGCCTACCACGAGGTCGAGGGCGGCCACATCCGCATCTACCGCGCCCACCAGCTGCTCGCGCGGCTGCGCGAGGCCGGCCTGCGCCCCTACGGAACCCACCACGCGCACGCCCTGCACGCCCCCTACTGGTGGCTCAAGTGCGCCGTCGGCGTCGACAACGACACCGCCTGGCCGGTGCGCGCCTACCACAAACTGCTCGTCTGGGACCTGATGAAGCGGCCCGTGGTCACCCGCGCCGCCGAACGCGCCCTCGACCCGCTGCTCGGCAAGAGCTTCGTCGCCTACGCCACCAAGCCCCACCCGGCCGCCGCGTGA
- a CDS encoding VOC family protein, whose translation MPADAAAHIRVARPSRDLRAAEEFWVSGLGLDIVYRHASDGTPGSASLLMVGWPGAGWHLELVHDPAAPVEPRPTVEDLLVVYLDGPVPDALVERLERHGGKRVPAHNPYWDTWGVTVQDPDGYLLVLSTRSWSNSGGEARVRA comes from the coding sequence ATGCCGGCTGACGCCGCAGCACACATCCGCGTGGCGCGGCCCTCACGCGACCTCCGAGCGGCGGAGGAATTCTGGGTCTCCGGCCTCGGCCTCGACATCGTGTACCGGCACGCGTCGGACGGGACTCCGGGCAGCGCCTCACTTCTGATGGTCGGGTGGCCCGGTGCCGGCTGGCACCTGGAACTCGTGCACGACCCCGCCGCCCCCGTGGAACCGCGGCCGACCGTCGAGGACCTGCTGGTCGTCTACCTCGACGGACCCGTGCCCGACGCCCTGGTGGAGCGGTTGGAGCGGCACGGCGGAAAGCGCGTGCCGGCGCACAACCCGTATTGGGACACCTGGGGCGTGACCGTCCAGGACCCCGACGGCTATCTGCTGGTGCTGTCCACCCGTTCCTGGTCCAACTCGGGAGGCGAGGCTCGTGTGCGGGCCTGA
- a CDS encoding SigE family RNA polymerase sigma factor, which produces MTCAPEARDADFRSFVLSRWARLLRTAYLLTGHHHDAEDLAQLALAKAYAGWDRVTRAADPDAYVWRIMINAHRERIRRLRVPEWLTTRFPERSVRDRADHVLARDVLTGALQRLPPRQRAAVVLRYVEDRTETEVAALLGTRVGTVRSRAARGLEKLRADPAVRDLRVPEEGQEVAIRAGAQERPEVR; this is translated from the coding sequence ATGACTTGTGCACCCGAAGCCCGTGACGCCGACTTCAGGTCGTTCGTGCTCAGCCGCTGGGCCCGGCTGCTGCGCACCGCGTACCTGCTGACCGGCCATCACCACGACGCGGAGGACCTGGCCCAGCTGGCGCTGGCCAAGGCGTACGCGGGGTGGGACCGTGTGACGCGGGCGGCCGATCCGGACGCCTACGTGTGGCGGATCATGATCAACGCCCACCGCGAGCGGATCCGCCGGCTGCGGGTGCCCGAGTGGCTGACGACCCGGTTCCCGGAGCGGAGTGTCCGGGACCGGGCCGACCACGTCCTCGCCAGGGACGTGTTGACGGGCGCGCTGCAACGGCTTCCGCCGCGGCAGCGCGCCGCCGTCGTGCTGCGTTACGTCGAGGACCGCACCGAGACCGAAGTCGCCGCGCTGCTCGGTACCCGGGTGGGAACGGTGCGCAGCCGGGCGGCGCGCGGCCTGGAGAAGCTGCGCGCCGACCCGGCGGTCCGGGACCTGCGCGTGCCGGAGGAAGGACAGGAGGTGGCGATCCGTGCCGGAGCGCAGGAACGGCCCGAGGTTCGTTGA